The Sphingopyxis sp. BE259 nucleotide sequence GATCATGATGGCGGGGCAGCAGGCGGCGCTGGGCAAATATCTGGCGTTCAGCCGCGTCCAGGAATCGACCGCCGACGCCGCGGGCGCGCAATATCTGTCGAAAGCCGGGATCAGCGGCCGCGGCAGCCTGGCCTTTTTCAAGAAGTTGCAGAATCTGGAATTCCGCTACGCGGTCAAGCAGGACGACGATCAGGCCTATGGCCGCACCCATCCGATGTCGGGCGATCGCATCCAGACGCTGCGCGAGGTCTATGTCATCGATCCGGCGTGGGCGAAGCCTTCCGACCCCGCCATCGAAAAACGCTTTCAGCGCATCAAGGCCAAGCTGTCGGGCTTCATGACCGACCCCGACCGGACGCTGCGCAAATTCCCCGAAACCAACACCAGCATTCCGGCGCGCTATGCCCGCGCCTATGCCTGGCACCGCAGCGCCTATCCGCAAAAAGCGCTGTCGGAAGTCGATGCGCTGCTCAAGACCGATCCGAACGACCCCTATTTCCTCGAGCTCGAAGGCCAGGTGCTGCTCGAATCGGGGCGCCCTAAAGAAGCGATCCCGGCGCTGCGCAGGGCGGTGACCATTTCACGTTCGCAGCCATTGATCAGCGCGACGCTGGGCCATGCCTTGATCGCAACCGAAGATCCGGCCAATTTCGCCGAGGCCGAAGAGGTGCTGAAAACCGCAGTCGCGCTCGACAATCAGAACCCGTTCGCCTGGTATCAGCTCGGCATCGTTTATGCGAACAAGGGCGATCAGGCGCGCGCCGCGCTCGCTTCGGCGGAACGTTACACGCTACAGGGTGGACAGGCGGCGCTGGCGCTGCGAAATGCCGAAATGGCGATGCAGGGGCTGTCGCAGGACACGCCCGACTGGATCCGTGCACAGGATATTGCACTGGTCGCGCGCGCCGAGGTGGAACGCGAGCGTAAACGGCGCTAGTTTCGCCAGCAATATGCGGGGACGCATCGCCAAGATCGATGCACAAGGGCAACACGTGACGGACAATAAAGACGATTATTACCAGCCATGGCTGCGCGATCCCGCGCCGACGCCCGACGCAGCGCCGCTGCCGCCCGCGTCGCCGAGCGAGGGATTGGCGAAGCCGCGTGACATCCCGCCGGTCGGCATCGACCTGTCACGCTACCCCGCCGAAGAAAAAGCCCCGCGCAAACCGGTCGTCACATCGGATCAGATGAAGGCGGGTGCCGCCGGGGTTTGGCATTCGGTGCGCGATGGCGCCGACGCCTTTGCCGACTGGACGATGCGGGTCGGCGACCGGGCCGACATTCCGGCGCGCGTCGAAGCGATGGAAATCCCGCGCCTCGCCCGCGAACTCACTGCCAAAACCGGCGCGCTGACCGCGCAAGCGGCGCGCGCGATCGGGCGCGGTTCGGCGCAGGCCGCGCGCGCGACCGCCAAGGCCAGCGGCGCAGCGTGGGACAAACTGGCGCTGGGCGACAAGGCGCGTAAACTGTCGAGCGACGCCGGGCGCGGGCTGGGCGAGGTTGCCGACCGGACCAAGGCAGGCGTGGGGCAGATTGCCAAGGCCGGAAGCGAAAGCCTGCGCGGCAGCATCGGCGAAGCCGCAACGAAATTGCGCCCCAGCCCGCGCGAAGAGCTTGCGCCGCCGCCCTCCGGCCTCGAACAATTGCTCGCGCGCGAGGAGGCTGCGGCGCGCGCCAAAGACCCGTCGGCGCCCGATCTGCCGCTATTTGCAAGCGATGCCGGACGGACGACAGCCCCGGCGGCGATCGCCACACCCATGGCGGAAGGCGACGACCGGTCGCCGTTGGTCGCGCCGCCCGCCAAAAAACCGGTGGCTGCCAAGCCGA carries:
- a CDS encoding M48 family metalloprotease, translated to MIASPSQIASRSSAWRALCRILLTLLAIFAVAMRPAMAQSILRDAETEALFQDMMDPLLVAAGLQPGQVRVHLLGDPSINAFVAGSQDVYVFAGLIEAADTAEEVQGVLAHELGHVIGGHAIRVNEGAKTATGISLLSLLLGAAAIAAGGGEAGMGIMMAGQQAALGKYLAFSRVQESTADAAGAQYLSKAGISGRGSLAFFKKLQNLEFRYAVKQDDDQAYGRTHPMSGDRIQTLREVYVIDPAWAKPSDPAIEKRFQRIKAKLSGFMTDPDRTLRKFPETNTSIPARYARAYAWHRSAYPQKALSEVDALLKTDPNDPYFLELEGQVLLESGRPKEAIPALRRAVTISRSQPLISATLGHALIATEDPANFAEAEEVLKTAVALDNQNPFAWYQLGIVYANKGDQARAALASAERYTLQGGQAALALRNAEMAMQGLSQDTPDWIRAQDIALVARAEVERERKRR
- a CDS encoding thioredoxin domain-containing protein, translating into MTDNKDDYYQPWLRDPAPTPDAAPLPPASPSEGLAKPRDIPPVGIDLSRYPAEEKAPRKPVVTSDQMKAGAAGVWHSVRDGADAFADWTMRVGDRADIPARVEAMEIPRLARELTAKTGALTAQAARAIGRGSAQAARATAKASGAAWDKLALGDKARKLSSDAGRGLGEVADRTKAGVGQIAKAGSESLRGSIGEAATKLRPSPREELAPPPSGLEQLLAREEAAARAKDPSAPDLPLFASDAGRTTAPAAIATPMAEGDDRSPLVAPPAKKPVAAKPMAAPRLPQIGGMGMDGGSTRIWGMALGGLLLLAVAFWLGGRMGGGMSKSEVETIVADYIKANPQIIPAALEAQRNGEIAKAIDAIRPALEKPYAGAWAGNADGDVTLVVFTDYACGFCRASVPDVDRLIREDRRLKVVFRELPIIAPQSRDAALMALAAARQGKYDAFHHAMFAASSLDKAAIAAAAAKVGVVTDGTADATANEALFQRELDSNLAIATQLQLNATPTWIVGDQLFQGQIGYDALKQAVAKARTAKS